One Micromonospora sp. WMMD812 genomic window carries:
- a CDS encoding DUF5522 domain-containing protein encodes MTGERRPLAARPLTEPHPSRLSSGHPDRERILAAHAAALASGEAGYLDPATGLFVLSAGFLARRGTCCGRGCRHCPYVDDPPGGADVTAGRSNG; translated from the coding sequence ATGACCGGGGAGCGACGACCGCTGGCGGCCCGCCCGCTGACCGAGCCGCATCCGTCCCGGCTGTCGTCCGGGCATCCGGACCGGGAGCGGATCCTCGCGGCGCACGCCGCCGCGCTGGCGTCCGGCGAGGCGGGCTACCTCGACCCGGCGACCGGGCTGTTCGTGCTCAGCGCGGGCTTCCTGGCCCGCCGCGGCACCTGCTGCGGCCGCGGCTGCCGGCACTGCCCGTACGTCGATGATCCACCCGGTGGCGCCGACGTGACAGCGGGGCGAAGCAACGGCTGA
- a CDS encoding metal-dependent transcriptional regulator, whose amino-acid sequence MKHDLVDTTEMYLRTILELEEEGVPPLRARIAERLKQSGPTVSQTVARMERDGLLTVEGDRHLALTSDGRTAAVSVMRKHRLAELLLVNVIGMPYEEAHEEACRWEHVMSDAVEKRVYDLLNRPTRSPYGNPIPGLEELGSPEPEDTAVVDGERNLAFPGLSGPVVVRRICESVQTNADVLRQLHAAGVDPGATVTVAQERDGVSIDRSGDRVRLPREVASRVFVAAG is encoded by the coding sequence GTGAAGCACGACCTGGTTGACACGACCGAAATGTACCTGCGCACCATCCTCGAGCTCGAAGAGGAGGGGGTGCCGCCGTTGCGTGCCCGGATCGCCGAGCGGCTGAAGCAGAGCGGTCCCACGGTGAGCCAGACGGTCGCGCGGATGGAGCGCGACGGCCTGCTCACCGTCGAGGGTGACCGGCACCTGGCGCTCACCTCGGACGGGCGCACGGCGGCCGTCTCCGTGATGCGCAAGCACCGCCTCGCCGAGCTGCTGCTGGTGAACGTGATCGGGATGCCCTACGAGGAGGCCCACGAGGAGGCCTGCCGGTGGGAGCACGTGATGAGCGACGCGGTCGAGAAGCGGGTCTACGACCTGCTCAACCGACCGACCCGGTCGCCGTACGGCAACCCGATCCCGGGGCTGGAGGAGCTGGGCTCGCCGGAGCCGGAGGACACCGCGGTGGTCGACGGTGAGCGCAACCTGGCGTTCCCCGGCCTCTCCGGGCCGGTGGTGGTCCGGCGGATCTGCGAGAGCGTGCAGACCAACGCGGACGTGCTGCGGCAGCTGCACGCCGCGGGTGTCGACCCGGGCGCCACGGTGACCGTGGCCCAGGAGCGCGACGGCGTGTCGATCGACCGCTCGGGCGACCGGGTGCGGCTGCCCCGCGAGGTCGCGTCCCGGGTCTTCGTCGCCGCCGGCTGA
- a CDS encoding asparaginase — MSIALLTLGGTIAMGGVDRGRPGVVTRLTGADLTAAVPGLADLGVPLDVRDAHAVPSANLTYRQLLDVIGIASAAVSDGAVGAVVTQGTDTLEESAFLADLVWPHAAPLVFTGAMRNPTLAGADGPANLLAAARVAAAPAARDLGVLVVANDEVHAARWVRKTHSTSTATFASPNAGPVGQVIEGEVRVLARPERRDPLPPVDPDRLDAVRVALYPVTLDDDGLLLAGVADSHHGLVVAGFGVGHVPAALAPLLGDLAGRMPVLLTSRAGAGSVLRQTYGAVGSETDLQRRGLLNGGLLDPYKGRVLLRLLLAAGLDGDAVAGALARYR, encoded by the coding sequence ATGTCCATCGCCCTCCTCACCCTCGGCGGCACCATCGCGATGGGTGGGGTCGACCGGGGTCGGCCCGGCGTGGTCACCCGGCTCACCGGCGCGGACCTCACCGCCGCCGTGCCGGGCCTCGCCGACCTGGGCGTACCCCTGGACGTCCGGGACGCCCACGCGGTGCCCAGCGCCAACCTCACCTACCGTCAGCTCCTGGACGTGATCGGGATCGCCTCGGCGGCGGTGTCCGACGGCGCGGTCGGCGCGGTGGTCACGCAGGGCACCGACACCCTGGAGGAGTCGGCGTTCCTGGCCGACCTGGTGTGGCCGCACGCCGCGCCGCTGGTGTTCACCGGCGCGATGCGCAACCCCACGCTGGCCGGCGCGGACGGCCCGGCGAACCTGCTCGCCGCGGCCCGCGTCGCCGCCGCGCCGGCGGCCCGCGACCTGGGTGTGCTGGTCGTGGCCAACGACGAGGTGCACGCGGCCCGGTGGGTACGCAAGACCCACAGCACCAGCACCGCGACCTTCGCGTCGCCGAACGCCGGTCCGGTCGGGCAGGTGATCGAGGGCGAGGTGCGGGTGCTGGCCAGGCCGGAGCGGCGTGACCCGCTGCCGCCGGTCGACCCCGACCGGCTCGACGCCGTCCGGGTCGCCCTCTACCCGGTCACCCTGGACGACGACGGCCTGCTCCTCGCCGGAGTCGCGGACAGCCACCACGGGCTGGTGGTCGCCGGCTTCGGGGTGGGCCACGTGCCGGCCGCGCTGGCCCCGCTGCTCGGCGACCTGGCCGGCCGGATGCCGGTGCTGCTCACCTCCCGCGCCGGCGCCGGCTCGGTGCTGCGCCAGACGTACGGGGCGGTCGGCTCGGAGACCGACCTGCAGCGGCGCGGCCTGCTCAACGGTGGGCTGCTCGACCCGTACAAGGGGCGGGTGCTGCTGCGCCTGCTGCTCGCCGCGGGCCTGGACGGTGACGCGGTGGCCGGCGCCCTGGCCCGGTACCGCTGA